One Fervidobacterium gondwanense DSM 13020 genomic region harbors:
- the rpsD gene encoding 30S ribosomal protein S4: protein MARHTGPLCKLCRREGMKLYLKGDRCFGEKCPFDKRPFAPGQHGREKKKLTQYGLQLRAKQTMKRIYGVLEKQFRIYYERAAKQSGDTRENLVAQVERRLDNVVYRLGFAINRRVARQLVSHGHILVNGKKVDIPSYQVRPGDVISIKEKSRGIEPVKQAIELNKGKAIAPWLEADYEQFKGVYVRNPKLEEVTDLPVNVQAIVEFYSR, encoded by the coding sequence ATGGCACGACATACAGGACCTTTGTGCAAACTTTGCAGAAGAGAAGGAATGAAGCTCTACCTTAAAGGCGACAGATGCTTCGGTGAAAAGTGTCCATTTGACAAGAGACCTTTCGCACCGGGACAACACGGTAGAGAAAAGAAAAAATTGACGCAATACGGATTGCAACTTAGAGCAAAACAAACGATGAAGAGAATATATGGTGTTCTTGAAAAACAGTTCAGAATCTATTATGAAAGAGCAGCAAAGCAGTCAGGCGATACCCGTGAAAACTTGGTTGCTCAAGTTGAAAGAAGACTCGATAACGTGGTATATAGACTTGGATTTGCCATCAATAGACGCGTAGCAAGACAGCTTGTATCCCATGGCCATATACTTGTAAACGGTAAGAAAGTTGACATTCCTTCTTACCAAGTAAGACCAGGCGATGTAATATCGATAAAAGAAAAGAGTAGAGGCATCGAGCCAGTAAAACAGGCAATAGAACTCAACAAAGGCAAAGCAATCGCTCCTTGGCTTGAAGCAGATTACGAACAATTCAAAGGCGTATATGTTAGAAATCCAAAACTCGAAGAGGTTACAGACCTACCAGTCAACGTACAAGCTATTGTTGAATTCTACTCGAGGTGA
- the map gene encoding type I methionyl aminopeptidase — MIRIKTKDEIEKMKIAGRAVAEILKRAKDYVVKGSPAFDIELMAEKTLKEMKCKPAFKGYGGYPYITTVSVNNEVIHGFPLKSKVFKDGDIVSIDVGAVYEGYYGDGAVTYVVGETDERGKELVKVTYESLLEAIKTVRAGVRLGDVSYAVQSYIEKHGFGVVRDFVGHGVGKALHEDPQVPNYGKPGTGVILKAGMTLAIEPMVTEGGWHVVILDDGWTVVTVDGKRSAHFEHTILVTEDGCEILTLSE; from the coding sequence ATGATAAGAATCAAGACAAAAGATGAAATTGAAAAGATGAAGATAGCCGGGCGGGCGGTTGCCGAAATTCTCAAAAGGGCAAAAGACTATGTCGTTAAAGGATCACCCGCTTTCGATATAGAGCTTATGGCAGAAAAGACGTTGAAGGAAATGAAGTGCAAGCCCGCTTTTAAAGGGTATGGAGGCTATCCATACATAACAACAGTATCAGTTAACAACGAGGTTATTCACGGTTTTCCGCTCAAGTCGAAAGTCTTTAAAGATGGCGACATTGTTTCAATTGACGTAGGCGCTGTTTATGAAGGATACTACGGAGACGGTGCAGTAACCTACGTAGTTGGTGAAACGGACGAACGCGGGAAAGAACTTGTGAAAGTAACCTACGAGTCATTGCTTGAAGCAATAAAGACGGTCAGAGCGGGCGTTAGATTAGGTGATGTATCTTACGCTGTACAGAGTTACATAGAAAAACACGGATTTGGAGTTGTAAGAGATTTTGTAGGTCACGGTGTTGGAAAAGCTCTTCACGAAGACCCACAAGTACCGAACTATGGAAAACCGGGTACAGGAGTAATTTTAAAGGCTGGAATGACACTTGCGATAGAACCTATGGTTACTGAAGGCGGCTGGCACGTAGTAATTTTAGATGATGGTTGGACAGTTGTTACGGTTGATGGAAAGAGATCTGCACATTTTGAACACACTATCTTGGTCACAGAGGACGGTTGCGAGATTTTAACGCTAAGCGAGTAG
- the infA gene encoding translation initiation factor IF-1, whose protein sequence is MKNKEDVIRMEGTIVEALPNAMFRVQLDNGFKVLAHVSGKMRKNFIRLVPGDRVVVELTIYDLTRGRIVYRKKIDAKGEEEILDDEE, encoded by the coding sequence CTGAAAAACAAGGAAGACGTCATACGAATGGAAGGAACAATAGTTGAAGCACTGCCAAATGCTATGTTCAGAGTCCAGTTAGACAACGGATTTAAAGTTTTGGCCCATGTATCAGGAAAGATGAGAAAGAATTTCATCAGGTTAGTTCCTGGAGACAGGGTGGTTGTTGAATTAACGATTTACGATCTCACCCGTGGGCGCATAGTCTACAGGAAGAAGATAGACGCAAAAGGCGAAGAAGAAATTTTGGACGACGAAGAATAA
- the rpsK gene encoding 30S ribosomal protein S11 — MAKGRSKAKPKKRAAVDHGVVHIKSTYNNTIISLTDPNGHVLSWGSGGTAGFEGTRKGTPYAAQLAADKVAKDAVKMGIKRVDVVVKGPGAGRETAIRTLQAAGLEVENIRDATPIPFNGCRPPKRRRV, encoded by the coding sequence ATGGCGAAAGGTCGTTCAAAAGCAAAGCCAAAAAAGAGAGCTGCCGTTGACCACGGTGTAGTCCACATCAAATCAACGTACAATAACACAATTATCAGTTTAACAGACCCGAACGGTCACGTTCTGAGTTGGGGAAGCGGAGGAACCGCAGGTTTTGAAGGGACGAGAAAAGGTACACCATACGCAGCACAGCTCGCTGCTGACAAAGTAGCAAAAGACGCGGTTAAGATGGGAATCAAGAGAGTCGATGTAGTTGTTAAAGGACCAGGCGCTGGAAGAGAAACAGCGATAAGAACACTCCAAGCAGCAGGTTTAGAAGTTGAAAACATCAGGGATGCAACACCAATTCCATTCAACGGTTGCAGACCACCAAAAAGAAGAAGAGTATAA
- the rpsM gene encoding 30S ribosomal protein S13, with product MARIVGVEIPSNKKVHIALRYLYGIGPTRALEICQGTGVDPDKRVKDLTEDEISKIASFIQQNYKVEGELRTEVMRNIKRLMDIGCYRGLRHKLGLPVRGQRTRSNSRTRKGPRPSRIKKKGK from the coding sequence ATGGCTCGTATCGTTGGTGTTGAAATACCGAGCAATAAGAAAGTACACATCGCATTGAGATACCTTTACGGTATAGGTCCAACAAGAGCGCTTGAAATTTGTCAAGGAACAGGCGTAGACCCAGACAAGAGAGTTAAAGACCTCACAGAAGATGAAATAAGCAAAATCGCATCTTTCATTCAACAGAACTACAAAGTTGAAGGTGAACTCAGAACAGAAGTAATGAGGAATATAAAGAGGTTAATGGATATAGGGTGTTACCGCGGCTTAAGGCACAAACTCGGACTTCCAGTAAGAGGTCAGAGGACAAGGTCAAATTCAAGGACTCGTAAAGGTCCAAGACCAAGCAGGATTAAGAAAAAAGGTAAATAA
- the rpmJ gene encoding 50S ribosomal protein L36: protein MKVKASVGKRCEHCKIIKRRGKVFVVCKVNPKHNQRQG, encoded by the coding sequence ATGAAAGTAAAAGCATCTGTGGGAAAAAGATGTGAACACTGCAAGATTATCAAAAGAAGAGGGAAAGTATTTGTAGTTTGTAAGGTAAATCCAAAACACAATCAAAGACAAGGATAA